In the Mycolicibacter minnesotensis genome, TCACCCCGCCCACGATCGACCCGACAGTCCCGCTGCCCAGCGGGGCGCCGGGCCCTGTCACGGCTATGGAACAGCGCGGCGACTGCGCCTTCTCGGCTTTGATGCCCGGCAGCGAAGTCAACACCGTGCCGGCCGGACAGCGCCTGCTCGACCTGTCCGCAGCCTGGCAGTTCTCCCGCGGTGAGGGGCAGACCGTTGCTGTCATCGACACGGGCATCCGGCCGGGGCCGCGTCTGGCGGCAGTGGAACCCGGCGGCGACTACATCGGAGCCACCGATGGGCTGACCGACTGTGATGGGCACGGCACGCTGGTCGCCGGGATCGTCGCGGGCCTGCCCGCGTCAGATGGGTCGGACGGCTTCAGCGGCGTGGCCCCGGCGGCGCGACTGTTGGGACTGCGGACCGCATCTGCGGCCATCTCGCCACGGCTGTCGGGAGACGACCCGCGCACCACGCGGGTGATCACCGATATCACCGCGCTGTCGCGGGCGATCGTGCATGCCGCCGACCTCGGTGCTCGGGTCATCACCATCTCCACCACGACCTGCCTTCCGGCCGACCGCAATGTCGACCAGACGGCGCTGGGCGCGGCCCTGCGGTACGCGGCGGTGGAGAAGGACGCGCTGATCGTGGCGGCCGCCGGTGATGCCGGACAGACCGGATCGGTCGGTGGGGGCGGGGAGGCCTGCGAGTCGAATCCGCTGACTGACCTGAGCCGTCCGCAGGACCCCCGCAACTGGGCCGGTGTGACGTCACTGTCGGTGCCGTCCTGGTGGCATCCCTACGTGCTCTCGGTGGCTTCGCTGGCTTCCAGCGGCCGGCCATCCGGCTTCACCATGGCCGGACCGTGGGTCGGTGTGGCCGCCCCCGGCGAGGAGATCGTCTCGGTGAGTAACCGCGAGGACGGTGGCCTGGCCAACGCCTTGCCTGGCAACCAGGGCAAGCTGGTTCCGCTCAGCGGTACCGGTTACGCCGCTGGTTACGTGGCGGGGGTGGCCGCGTTGGTTCGCAGCCGCTACCCCGAGCTGAATGCCATGCAGGTGGCGCATCGGATCGTCGCCACCTCCCACAACTCTGCTCGCGCACCCTCAGACGTGGTGGGTGCCGGAATCATCGACCCGGTGGCGGCTCTGACCTGGGAATTGTCCCCGGTAGCCGACCCAGCCGCTTCGCCTGCAAAGAAGGTCTCTCCGCCTCCGGCGCCGCAACCCGAGGACCCCGCGCCCCGGATCGTGGCCTTCGCCGGTACCGCGCTACTGGCCGGCTTGGTCGTCGCTGTCGCCACCGGCGCCGCGGCGGCAGCCCGCCGACGAAAGGAAAATCAACTGTGAGCTCGCAAATGACCACCATTCCCCGGCCCGGCCCGGCCCGAATCGCCTTGGTGTTGTTGGCCGTTGTGCCTGCAGTGCTGGCCAACCCGTGGGAGACCAGCGCCCAGCGCTGGGCGCTTGCCGTCGGTGTGCTCGTGACGATCCTGCTGCTCGGCTGGTGGCAGGGCCTGCACTTCACCACCATCGCGCGGCGTCGTATCGCCATGCTGCGTTCGGGCGGGGGTGCGCACAGCGACCGCCGTGCGGTCGCCGGCGTAAAGGCAACGGCAGCACTGCGGATCACGGCCTCTGCTGCGGGGGATGCGCTGCCGCTGGAACTGATCGCGGATTACCTGAACCGATACGGCCTGCGTGCCGACGCCGTCCGTGTCACCAGCCGTGACACCCGATCGGCTTCCGACGCGGGCGCCAGCGACACCTGGATCGGCCTGACCTATTCGGCGGCAGCGAACCTGGCTGCGCTGCAAGCACGTTCGGCGTCGGTCCCGCTGCAAAGTACCGTCGACGTCGCCGT is a window encoding:
- the mycP gene encoding type VII secretion-associated serine protease mycosin, with protein sequence MTVAAQHSRGLPVARAAGAAVLAALLTSAPALAITPPTIDPTVPLPSGAPGPVTAMEQRGDCAFSALMPGSEVNTVPAGQRLLDLSAAWQFSRGEGQTVAVIDTGIRPGPRLAAVEPGGDYIGATDGLTDCDGHGTLVAGIVAGLPASDGSDGFSGVAPAARLLGLRTASAAISPRLSGDDPRTTRVITDITALSRAIVHAADLGARVITISTTTCLPADRNVDQTALGAALRYAAVEKDALIVAAAGDAGQTGSVGGGGEACESNPLTDLSRPQDPRNWAGVTSLSVPSWWHPYVLSVASLASSGRPSGFTMAGPWVGVAAPGEEIVSVSNREDGGLANALPGNQGKLVPLSGTGYAAGYVAGVAALVRSRYPELNAMQVAHRIVATSHNSARAPSDVVGAGIIDPVAALTWELSPVADPAASPAKKVSPPPAPQPEDPAPRIVAFAGTALLAGLVVAVATGAAAAARRRKENQL
- the eccE gene encoding type VII secretion protein EccE, producing the protein MTTIPRPGPARIALVLLAVVPAVLANPWETSAQRWALAVGVLVTILLLGWWQGLHFTTIARRRIAMLRSGGGAHSDRRAVAGVKATAALRITASAAGDALPLELIADYLNRYGLRADAVRVTSRDTRSASDAGASDTWIGLTYSAAANLAALQARSASVPLQSTVDVAVRRLADHLREIGWETVTVARDEVPALVDPNAREAWRSVIDGSGDHVAAYQVGIDAALADTLSRIRAAHADETWTALEFAEDGGQRTVAVACALRTGSAPDCVPVAGLISQQGNQRNALRGLHPLSGIRLDGHAALSGDDLAGLRWPVAAAAPAR